In Thermodesulfobacteriota bacterium, the DNA window CGCCGTCAGAAACTCTTCGGATATTTTTGCCGTGCCGTAAATCATCTTATCATGTAAACGCATCAAGCGGTGTTTGTCAACCCTACCCCTTCTTTCTGGTTGCGGTCTTTTTGGCCGCGGGCTTTTTCGGGGCCGCCTTCTTGGCCGCTACAGGCTTCTTCGTGGCCGCCTTCCTGGCTGCCGCGGCCTTCTTCGGAGCTACAGGCTTTTTGGCGGCCGCTTTCCTGGGTGCCGCTTTCTTGGCCGCGGGCTTCTTTTTGGCCGGCTTGTCCGATGCCCCCTCGGCCGGTGCCTTCCCCTCCACGAGCTCTATTATGGACATGGGTGCGCAGTCGCCCGGCCTGACCCCGATCTTCAGCACCCTGGTGTAGC includes these proteins:
- the rplQ gene encoding 50S ribosomal protein L17, whose translation is MRHNRDDKRFSRPSGHLRCMMANLTNDLITKGRIRTTLPKAKELRRYAEKMITLGKRGTLSARRRAMAFMGSKRAVTSLFAEVAPMYMERSGGYTRVLKIGVRPGDCAPMSIIELVEGKAPAEGASDKPAKKKPAAKKAAPRKAAAKKPVAPKKAAAARKAATKKPVAAKKAAPKKPAAKKTATRKKG